The Phormidium sp. PBR-2020 DNA segment GCTCGTCGATTATGCAAAATCTCAGCCTCATTCCTACAATACGGCAAGATCCCCTCCACTGTCACCGTCCCCAACTTCCGCCAAGTTCCCGGCAAAATCCGTCGATTCTCCGACGCAAAGCCAAAATCGGGTCCCGTCTCATCTAACGGAATCTCCCAAACCTCCAGCAGTTTAATCGCTTCAACATCAACCGAACCAACTCGCTTGGGAATGCGACCATCCTCTAAGTCAGAAACCGGTCGAATCCATTGCCCCGTCTCGGGATTAATCCCCGCTAGACAGCGCCCTTTATGTTTCCAAGAGTTCGCAAGGCAAATGATTGTCGTCATAGCCATCTCGGGAAAATGTTACATCGTCAAAGATGCTGAATATCAACATTTCCCCACTGTTGATTGAGATATTCAGCGACCAAACGTCGATGACAATGATCGGGGCTGGCTTCGCTACAGAGGAAACAGGCTCCATCAATGAGATCGGGGGAAACTTTTTCTTCAATCTTCCGTTGACGAATTAACTCTAAAAACTGCACTTCGTACTGTTGCCAATCTCCTTTGTTTTTCTTGTATTCGTCAACAATTTCCTTCGTGGGTGCTAAATCCAGAATATGAACATAGTCAATGTCGCAGATTGTTTTTAGAAAGTATTCTAAATCCGCTTTTTTGGCAAATCCCGCAAGTTGAGAAACATTATTTAAGCGAATGTCGAGAAGTCGTTTAACCCCTGCATTTTGTAGAGACTCAAAGAAGATTTTAGCGCCTTTTTTGGTGAAGCCAATGGTAAAAAGTTGAATTGAATTGCCCATTATCAATTAAAAGATACTGTTGAATAATGACTAAATGAGTGGATTTTACCCGGTTCACTTCTCGACATAGGCAATTTCCTCTCCTTGACGTTCATAGGCTTGGGCCAAACACTCCTCCCGACTCGGAAGCGTCTCCTCAGGACTGGCGAAGAGAGACAATTGCACCACCGGTATAGGCTGACTGGTGACGGCTTGGAATCCCTGCTTAATCAGGAGACGTTCTTCGAGCTGATGCTGGGATTCTAACTCGCCACTTTGCAAGATATGATTGATAGTAATCTCAGGATTGAGCTGTTGAGCCTGACGACAAACTAAGATGGCACGATGACAGGTCAGAGGGTCTTTCTCAGCACACATCACAGCAACACGATGGGTTTGTAACCCCCTCAGCAGCCGTTCAAGTCCCTGCTGAAACTCTTGCGTTGCCGCAATTTTCTCATACCGCGCTTTCTTGCCCACATAACAGGCCAAATTACTCGGTTTTGCCCCGAGTTCTTTCCCCAAAAAGACATAACGAATCCCCACCTCTGCCAGGGACAACTTCAGTGAGTCCTGATTGAAGTGGGGTAGAAAACGGCTATAGGGAGACGATCGCACATCAGCCAGGGCAGTAATTTGGTGCTGCTTGAGGAGATTCAGGAAGGCCTCGATGCTGACGTTGGAATGTCCAATGCTGAAAAGTTCCATAGTTCTCGCAGGGCGGGGGAATTAGGAAGGTAGAACGAGGCGGTTGACAGATAACCTAAGTCATACTCGATTATGAAAGATGGCTCAGATTCTGTCAATGTTTTGGGGGCAATGTGTTGGAGTCCCTAACTTACCGTCGTTGAATCCTGCAAGTCTTCCGCTCCCGGTCAGATTCAGGAAATTGCCAAGAATAGGCAAAATGACTAATGGAATCGACCCCTGGGGCCACTTGACGAATCGCCGACATCTGGGTCTCCAGAGAGGGACGGTTAGTAATGGGTTCTCCCCAAACCCCAGCCAACGCCGGAACAATCCGAGTCTCGTCTGAAGCAAAGGCCATCACCCGTTCCATTTGGTCCGTTAAACAACTGGTATCCCCACAGACCCCATAAATCATAGGATGCCACTCCATCGACGCCGAAAAGCGGTCCCAGGGTTGTAGGCGGGAATCAAACCCCTGTTCTCCCACCGGTTGATTGCCATTGGGGAAAAACACCGCCCCCGAGGGAATGTTATTGCGACTCACTTGGTCCGCAGACCGATGGACAAAATCGAGAATCCCCTGCACCGCATGAGCGACCGTTAGATTCCAGAGATACTGTTGTAGAGATATGGCGGGACGGCTGACGGCTTGCCAGCGAGGTTCCTCGTCCTCAGGATGGTTCTTACGAATCTCCTCCACATCCCCGTTGTTTAAATAGCCTTGTTGTAAATAACGCTCCAACAACCCACGGGCCAGACCATTGCGAGAGCGGTCTAACAAGGCATTGCGGGAGGCTTCCCCATGAATCCAGAGTTGGCGGACATTTGTAGCCACCGAGTCTCCTCCCGGCAGGCGAGGATAGCGGACATAATCAAACAAGACCCCATCCGGTTGTCGTCGCAGGATGGCATGAAGTAGCCATTCATAATCTCGCCGGGCCTCAGGACTATAGGGGTCGATAAAGGTTTGGGAGGCGTAACTATGGAGTTCTCGGTCATAGGTGGTTCCCTCGGGCCGAGTGCGGTTGAGGGTCGATTCATTGGCCCCATTGCGGGCCAAGGCATTGACGCGATCGGGCCGTTGTCCGTAGGAATAGCCAAAATTCATCGTAAACAGCCAAGCATAGACCTTGAGTCCCCGCTCATGGCCCTTACGAATCACCTCCGCTAATAAATCATGATCTCCCAAATTGGGCGATCGCACCACCGAGGGCCAAACCGTGGGATTGTCATTGAGGGGCAACAAGACCTGGCCATCATAAAACACTTCGACATAAATCTCGTTGTAGCCCCGACTGACAATGCGATCGAGGACTTCATCGAGAACCCCAGGTTGAGCATCACAGGGATACAGCCGTAACCAGAGGGCCAGGTTTTGCGGCCAATTTTCCCGACGACAGGTTTCTAACTCCGTGGCGTGGTACTGAATCAGGCGACGATACTCCGCCTCGGCTTCCCCATCTCCCTGAAAAGCCGCTTGACGCAAATTCTCCTTTTCTACAATCGCCTCAGTCGGGAGGCGACAAGGGTTTGAGGGGCGAAACTGGGCCTGAGCCACCCCAGACCCCATCAAGACCTGTCCGAGTCCCAAAGAGAGGGTTATCGCCATCGACGAGACTCGGGCCGAGACAGCAGCCGAGACGATATCTCCTAAACGGAACACCCGCCTCGATGCGGTGGAGGAACAGGCAGAAAACAGGGCTACCATAGGGCCTAACTCAACTGTGGAGGAAACGACGTTAATCCCAAATGCAGGCGATCGCGGGATTAATCCGTCTAAAACGATGCGATCGCCCTGAGTTTAGCGTTTCATCGACCCCGTTGCACAGCCATCTCAACTTGTTTAAACTCTTGTTCTAACCGAGTTTTGAGCTTATTGGACAAGGGACGATTGCCATAGGAGCGGTAATGACCGGCCAACGCATCCAACGCCGTGTGCATCGTCGTGAACGAAGGCAGACTCGAAACCGAGGAATCCCGGCGATAGAAAGAGAAAAAGTTATCAATACGGGTTTTCGCTTCCGCTTGCGCTTCCATTTTCTCCGGCGTTCCCTCAGGAAGTTCAATGGCTTCCCGCAAGCTGTTCACCAACGCCAAGGTATCTTGGCGATAGTCTCCGGTTAAGTTAGACCCAGCGGAACAGCCGGTGAGTCCGACCACCGCAACCAGTAAGAGGGCCAAAAGGCGTGAGACTAATCGATTCATAAAAAGTTACCGAGGAATAGACAAATTTTTTCAATCTTTACAATCCTACCGTGAGATTGATCATCCCGCCTTGGCCCCAATTAGCTTCACCGGTTCCCCAGGTCAATGGCATAATGCCTAAAAGCATCCCTATCCCTTGTTCGTTCTCTGTCGTCGCCCAGCTATGACTAATCCCCTCTTTACCGCCCTCGCCGTCGCCGCCCTCGTTCTCCTGGCCCTCGTCACCGGCGGCATTGCCTATCTGACCTTCGCCGAATGGCGCGATCGCCGTCGCCAAGAGCGAGAAAAACGCGAACAACGGTAATCCATAAACCTGAAGCAAGCCCAACCCCCTGTGCTATATTGGTTAATTGCTGAGTTAACCGAGCCTCTAAACCTATCTTATGTCTCTGACCCAAACCGAAAAGCAAGAAATTTTTTCCCAATACCAGACCCACGAAACCGATACTGGGTCAGCGGAAGTCCAAGTTGCCATGCTTACCGAGCGCATCAACCGCCTCAGTATGCACCTGCGCAGCAACAAAAAAGACTACTCCTCCCAGCGCGGACTCATGAAAATGATTAGTCAGCGCAAAAGCCTTCTCGGCTACATCCGCAAAAGAAGCGAAGAGGACTATCGCAACCTCATCACCCGTCTGGGGATTCGCGGTTAAGTCCCCACCGTCCCCCTGCTGTTCCCTTGCCGTTACCCTCCCACCCAACCATGGCTTCCGACTCCTCCCGCGATCGCCTACCCTTTGAACCGGCAAAGAAGCGCAAAAAAGACAAAGCCCCCAAATCCCAAAGCAAAGGGGAATCGGGGGCCTCTAGTCCCAAAGCCGCCGCATCCCCCAGCCCCGCTAAAACCAGCGACGGCCCGGCCCCAAGCGTCAAGAACCCAAACGTCAAAAAACAACCCATCCCCGAAGCGGTGAGTCGTCGGATGATTACCCGCATGGCCCTATTCAGTGGAACCCCCACCAGCTTAGGAGTCTTGAGCCTCCTCGGGAGCTACTTTATCATTCAAAAAGAATGGTTCCCCCTCCCCAGTATCGCCGTCCTCCTCGTCAGTAGCGGCTTATTTGGCTTAGGCGTTTTAGGATTAAGCTACGGACTTCTCTCCGCCTCTTGGGATGAAGACGATCCCGGCAGCAAACTGGGGTGGCGAGAGTTCCAAACCAACTTCGGGCGAATGCGGCAAGCCTGGAAAAAAGAGTAGACGGTATCGAAACAAGCCATCGCCGTACCATGGCCAACGGCAAGGGGTGAGTCGCGAGACTGACCTCTTTTTTATTGAGATGGATTGCTTAGCATATTATCGTTTTTTTGTCAATAGCCAAGCTGCCCTAAAAATCTGCATAGAATAGAAGATAGATTGCATTAATCACCCGACGACATCGGGACTTGGCTGGCTATCAACGCCAAACATCGTGTTATAGGAGAAAACCTGAATGATCATTGTTATGAAAGTGGGGACCCCCCAAGAGGAAATCGATCGCCTCAACCAGGAAATGTCCTCTCGGGGACTTACCCCAGAAACCATTTTCGGGCGTTATAAAGTCGTCATCGGCTTAGTGGGGGACACCGCCGAACTCGACCCCTTACAGCTACAAGAAATCAGCCCTTGGATTGAACAAGTCCTGCGAGTTGAAGAACCCTTCAAACGGGCCAGCCGGCAATTCCGTCATGGAGAAGCCAGTGACATCGCCGTCACCACCCCCGAAGGGCCCGTTCTCTTCGGAGAACATCAGCCCGTGGTCACCATCGCCGGCCCCTGTTCCGTCGAGAGTGAAGAAATGATTGTCGAAACTGCCCTGCGCGTCAAAGCCGCCGGCGCCAAATTCCTGCGGGGAGGCGCCTACAAACCCCGCACCTCTCCCTACGCCTTCCAAGGTCATGGAGAAAGCGCCCTCGGCCTCCTAGCCAGCGCCCGCGAACAATCCGGCTTGGGCATCATCACCGAAGTCATGGACGCCGACGACATCGAGAAAATCGCTGAAGTGGCCGACGTGCTGCAAGTGGGGGCCCGCAACATGCAGAACTTCGCCCTCCTCAAGAAAATCGGCGCCCAAAACAAACCCGTTCTCCTCAAACGGGGGATTTCCGCCACCATCGAAGAATGGCTCATGGCCGCCGAATACATCCTCGCCGCCGGGAACCCCAACGTAATTCTCTGCGAACGGGGCATTCGCACCTTCGATCGCCGCTATACCCGCAACACCCTGGACCTATCCGTCCTCCCCGTCCTGCGTAGCCTCACCCATCTCCCCATCACCATCGATCCCAGCCATGGAACCGGCTGGGCCCCCCTCGTCCCGGCCATGGCCAAAGCCGCCGTCGCCGCCGGAACCGATGCCCTCATGATTGAAGTGCATCCCAACCCTCAAAAAGCCCTCTCCGACGGCGCTCAATCCCTCACCCCCGAGGAGTTCGAGAGCCTCATGGCTGAACTGGCCGTCATCGGCACAGCCGTCGGACGCTGGGAAAAAGAAGCGGCATTCGTTTAAACTCCCCTACCAAGGCAACACCTCCCCATTGGCGTGCCAAAAGGTTCCCGTCGTCTCTAGGGTGAGGTCATCAATCCGCTGTAACAAACCCCCAACGGACTCCGCTGGGGGGATTCCTGTATAGTTGGTCATTGGAGTACTCACCAAACCCGGATGCAGAATCGCCACTGCAATCCCCCGAGGTTTGAGGTCATGGGAGAGAGATTTCCCCGCCATGGACATGGCCACCTTCGACATCCGATAGCCATAGGACCCGCCCGAGGTATTATCACCAATCGACCCCATGCGACTGGTCATGAGAATCAGCTTCGACCCCTCAGACAGGTTGGGCAGCAGTGCCTGAGTCACCCGTAACGTCCCGATCGCATTCACCTCAAACTGGCGACGGATCGAGTCAAAATCGAGATGTTCCAGAGGAATCGACTGTAAAACCCCAGCATTATTAATGAGAACATCCAAAGGCTGGCCATCCAGGCGAGCGGCCAAACCCTTCACCGCCGCATCAGAGGTCACATCGACCCCCGTTTCCACCCGAATCCCCAATTTATCCAATTCAGGAGAACTCGAACGAC contains these protein-coding regions:
- a CDS encoding DUF488 domain-containing protein encodes the protein MGNSIQLFTIGFTKKGAKIFFESLQNAGVKRLLDIRLNNVSQLAGFAKKADLEYFLKTICDIDYVHILDLAPTKEIVDEYKKNKGDWQQYEVQFLELIRQRKIEEKVSPDLIDGACFLCSEASPDHCHRRLVAEYLNQQWGNVDIQHL
- a CDS encoding DUF3464 family protein translates to MASDSSRDRLPFEPAKKRKKDKAPKSQSKGESGASSPKAAASPSPAKTSDGPAPSVKNPNVKKQPIPEAVSRRMITRMALFSGTPTSLGVLSLLGSYFIIQKEWFPLPSIAVLLVSSGLFGLGVLGLSYGLLSASWDEDDPGSKLGWREFQTNFGRMRQAWKKE
- a CDS encoding family 10 glycosylhydrolase is translated as MAITLSLGLGQVLMGSGVAQAQFRPSNPCRLPTEAIVEKENLRQAAFQGDGEAEAEYRRLIQYHATELETCRRENWPQNLALWLRLYPCDAQPGVLDEVLDRIVSRGYNEIYVEVFYDGQVLLPLNDNPTVWPSVVRSPNLGDHDLLAEVIRKGHERGLKVYAWLFTMNFGYSYGQRPDRVNALARNGANESTLNRTRPEGTTYDRELHSYASQTFIDPYSPEARRDYEWLLHAILRRQPDGVLFDYVRYPRLPGGDSVATNVRQLWIHGEASRNALLDRSRNGLARGLLERYLQQGYLNNGDVEEIRKNHPEDEEPRWQAVSRPAISLQQYLWNLTVAHAVQGILDFVHRSADQVSRNNIPSGAVFFPNGNQPVGEQGFDSRLQPWDRFSASMEWHPMIYGVCGDTSCLTDQMERVMAFASDETRIVPALAGVWGEPITNRPSLETQMSAIRQVAPGVDSISHFAYSWQFPESDRERKTCRIQRR
- a CDS encoding DUF488 domain-containing protein — translated: MELFSIGHSNVSIEAFLNLLKQHQITALADVRSSPYSRFLPHFNQDSLKLSLAEVGIRYVFLGKELGAKPSNLACYVGKKARYEKIAATQEFQQGLERLLRGLQTHRVAVMCAEKDPLTCHRAILVCRQAQQLNPEITINHILQSGELESQHQLEERLLIKQGFQAVTSQPIPVVQLSLFASPEETLPSREECLAQAYERQGEEIAYVEK
- the rpsO gene encoding 30S ribosomal protein S15, translating into MSLTQTEKQEIFSQYQTHETDTGSAEVQVAMLTERINRLSMHLRSNKKDYSSQRGLMKMISQRKSLLGYIRKRSEEDYRNLITRLGIRG
- a CDS encoding SDR family oxidoreductase, producing the protein MGEDVKATYLVTGASGGIGCEYCRQLKDRGDEVIAACRSSSPELDKLGIRVETGVDVTSDAAVKGLAARLDGQPLDVLINNAGVLQSIPLEHLDFDSIRRQFEVNAIGTLRVTQALLPNLSEGSKLILMTSRMGSIGDNTSGGSYGYRMSKVAMSMAGKSLSHDLKPRGIAVAILHPGLVSTPMTNYTGIPPAESVGGLLQRIDDLTLETTGTFWHANGEVLPW
- the aroF gene encoding 3-deoxy-7-phosphoheptulonate synthase is translated as MIIVMKVGTPQEEIDRLNQEMSSRGLTPETIFGRYKVVIGLVGDTAELDPLQLQEISPWIEQVLRVEEPFKRASRQFRHGEASDIAVTTPEGPVLFGEHQPVVTIAGPCSVESEEMIVETALRVKAAGAKFLRGGAYKPRTSPYAFQGHGESALGLLASAREQSGLGIITEVMDADDIEKIAEVADVLQVGARNMQNFALLKKIGAQNKPVLLKRGISATIEEWLMAAEYILAAGNPNVILCERGIRTFDRRYTRNTLDLSVLPVLRSLTHLPITIDPSHGTGWAPLVPAMAKAAVAAGTDALMIEVHPNPQKALSDGAQSLTPEEFESLMAELAVIGTAVGRWEKEAAFV
- the psb27 gene encoding photosystem II protein Psb27; translated protein: MNRLVSRLLALLLVAVVGLTGCSAGSNLTGDYRQDTLALVNSLREAIELPEGTPEKMEAQAEAKTRIDNFFSFYRRDSSVSSLPSFTTMHTALDALAGHYRSYGNRPLSNKLKTRLEQEFKQVEMAVQRGR